The genomic DNA TTTTTGCGTCTTATTATAATGATTATGAAATATTCGTGCACGCACACAATTAACGGATTCTCTAAATAGAcgtttatatattttttcaaatgtATGGATAGGTATATACTTGTATGTGAAAATGtaaactaaatttaaaaatgGTGGGAAATGTAAAAGTCGTTGATTTTTAGATTAGTAAGCATATCAAAATATGAGTTTTTTTCCGTTTTGAAAGGACCATACTTGGAACTTAAAGAGGGTAGTTTATTTTGAGGGAGTCATAATTGAAAACTAATGCCTAATTTCAGCgcgtaaaaaagaaaaaaaaaaggttttgTAATATAATATCCCCCCTTTCCATATAATAATGTCTATATTTGCTCTTTTAAACCTCATATTATACATTTTCTTCATCCTTTATTAgcaatcatttctattttttcgaTCGTTttaaaattatgcaattttgttTCCTTTTATTAGCAATCATTCTATTTTTTCGATCGTttaaaattatgcaattttgttTTAGGAAAAATAAATCTCTAACGAGATGGAACttagtttttaaaaataatggtCATTTTTTTCTTACATTACCAATTATAAAGTAAAACTCTATCATTTTAAAAGATGATACTTTCAAAGGACAAAGAGTACATTTCTTTATTTTAGGTAATGGACCACACACTCCGCAAATCATTATACTCTCTAAGTCTATGTCTCATCTCAAGTATCAACTTTCTATTTTGAGTTCATCAAGTAATTTTGATTTCCcttttaaaaaacaaatatcttacctttttctcttactttaagTCCTTCTTGCGCGTACGATGCCAACAGCTTAAGCTTGCTATAGCGTTCGAAATGCGCTCCTAGTACGCGACTTACCTCTAGTTGTTGGAGTGTCTCCAATATATCGATCAACACCTCTCTAAAAGCATGGTCTGATCGTCGGAGTAGTTCTGCCTCCCTGGAGTGTATTCGTCACTCTCCATGACCGCCGACAACTTCTGGGCTTTTACCTTAACCTTTTTCTTCGTGGACTGGGAATCGGGGCTCAGCTCCATGTCATCGAGCTCGTACAACTGTGGTGAAGTTCAGATCTTACTGGGTGTTCGAACAAAGTTGGACTCCACCGAACCCGGTGTATCGAATGGTCGAAAATCGTCAGATTCATGACCCAGCCACCGGGCACCACCGGCGTCGAACATTGGCATTTTGTCGGGGCTATTCGGGTATGGTAAACCTCCGGGTTTCATCATCGAATTACTAGTAATAGAGAAAATGAGACGGGGAAGAGATTGAAGTGAAAGGTGTGAGAATGAAGGTAAAATGGGGTATACATGgagaaaaaatgtaaaaaatggaACAAGCATCGTCCGACCTATCGTCCGCCCTATTGACAATGATCGTTCGCCTTTAAGTTCGCGGACTAAGTTATGGGCGGTACATcttccgccattgtggatattCTAAGGAATTGGATGATAACTGTATATTAAAGTACTGACGTCGTCCTGCAATAAGCGAAGTGTTTCTTTTggacacgagatttaagaaaaaattatatataatgaTTGAAGTAATAAGTGAGTAAAAATGAGAAGTCAATAGGTAATTAAGTATATAAGATGCAAAATGGACATCACGTGATCTCCTTAGTTTCATCAATCATCAAGATATCACTCTTTTATTTTGTCGgtgtgaaattatttaatttaagcaCAACATATTGTCTGTCAAATAGTACTAATTAGGCAAAGGATACATACATGCAaatcatttaattaataaaatagcaATCGATCTTTATTGATAGTATTAAGAAATAAGAAAGATGGTGACAATAAACATAGTATCAAACGAAAACGCGTGAGATACGTGGGAGGTTAATCAATAACCTCCTAATTAAAAacacacattttttttaaaagtgagGAGATGAACGTAGAAATGAAAAGCAAAGGTGATCGATGCAGCCGCACACATGACCATGTTCTGATATTCACATAGGCTTGACTGATCTTACACGAAAGTCGAAGTTGTAGTAACTGACGCCATTGTAGACACCATCAATCTGTTGGAAATAGGCAATTCGGCCGTTGGTGGAGTTGTGGTCTTCCTGAGTATAAGAAAATGGGATATTGCAGCTACCCCTTGTCCCGACATAATCGATTACAGCCATAGTGTTGGCGGGCACAGGAACGGTGCCCGTTGCCGTAACTGATGTTGTAGTGGTGGTGGTTTCGTCCCACTGCAACGTCCCGCTTATCTCAAATGACACTTCAATCTGTTCATCTGCAATGAAGGGCAACCCTGCTTTGATGCTAGTGCTCACCCCTGCTGTTAAAGATGCGCCACGGCTAAAAGTATAAGATTTCTCGTCTTGATATGTTATGGACACAGCCATGGAATCATCCTTATCCGTGTTGTTCGTGAGCCTAGCCGTGCCAGCCAAATAAGGTTTTTCGTCGTATACCCGTGCGTTCTCCATCCGATACCGCACATAGTAGATCTTTCTCCGGGACACCAGTTCTTCCACCTGCAATCTCGTTTCTTTCATGAGGGTGCCGGTTAAGGAAGCAAGACCGTCGGTCACACCATCTGATGTGAGACGTCCACAAAACCTGTTGTTGGATGCACTTTGTAGCGCTATAGTGTTATTATCAATTTTGATCGGCCAGAAGTGAGTGCTGGTTTCACTGCCCTTCCCGTCCGCGTATATCCAGCTATCACTCGCCCACCACAATTTTCCAAAATGATCTGAAATTAGTTGGACGTGTCCATCGGGCATCAGCGACACCGTGTGCCCAGAATAAACATCGATACTATCATCTGATGCAAATTGTAGGTAGTAGTTGCTCTTGTCTATGAAAGCCTTGAGGTAATGCCCGTTGTCTCCTTTCACAGCAATGTGCGGAGGCATTTTAACCAATGTGCCCCAATCCACAAACCCTAGAGTCGCGCCTACGCTGTCTTTGTCAATGTAGAAACCTTGGTTGAGTTGTCCATCATCACACGCCACCCGCTCTGGACGTGAGTCAAGTAGAGCTCATCCGACTGCAAGCTTGGCTCGAAGAGCGTGCACGACGCCATCGTCACGTCCTCCTCGGGCTTGTTTGATACGGCCACGATGGAATTGTTGTCTGCACTCTTCTGCAATATTTGTTGTAGTAGGAGAATCGGAGGTGGACGTATTTGTCGCCTGCTGTTGCTTGCTCGATTTCAATCTTAACCATCGGGCTGAACATGTTTGTCACCTCCGTTAGCGACAGACCCATCGTCCTTACGGTATAGATAAGTATTTGTAGCACTTGTTGGGACGTTCAACACGACAGCATTCGGAAGCGCCATGTTTCTACAATATTTATTAGCAtaacaatttaatttattagggTTAATATTAGATTATCTTTTTAGAATAAATCACATTTCATATACCATTTGAAATCAAGATACAAATTAAATTCTATCTTTTTAGAATAAATCACATTTCATATATCATTTGAAatcaaaatacaaattaaattcTATCAAAACGACTAATTAGACTTTATTGGCGGATGAATGAAGTACAAGATAAAAGAGATTCTAACGTAATAATCTCaattaaaaacaataacaacatgaatgaagtactccctccgtcccgctttaggagtcccggttgggataaactaataaaaaatgcctATAAAGTAAGTATaaaaaagtgttaaaagtgGGTCCTGacatccactacaacatttatttattacccactcaattaaaagtgggtcccaacatccactataatatttatttattacacacttaaacattttttttaaaacatgtgcccgactcaaccgggactcctaaagcgggacggagggagtacaagatAAGAAGAGATTCTGACGTACTAATCCCACTTAAAAACTATAACGACATAGCTAGGGAGTATTAAAAACActttaatgaaaaatataaaaaaatactataaatacaataattaaGACTCACCAAAATTGAAAAGTAGAAATTCCAAAGCTTAATTTGCGTTGTGTGTATATCTGTGTGTGTTTGTAGAAATGTATGGAATCAATTTATAGATGAAGTTTAGGTAGTGAGTTTGCTACACTCTTTACTATTTAGTGTTTGGTTTAAACATGTATTTTAAGGCATAACCTTTGGTTGGATGGTTTGCCCATCATAAAATGCGTGCTCTCCTAAGATTACTTTTTCTCTAGTTTTCATTTTACATTTCAGTATTAATGTTCTATCAAACCAATATTATATTAGTGACATAATAATTACTAACGTATAATAATGCAAGTGGTCTCTACTGTGAAATTGAATATCACGCACCTTATGCGTTTGATGAAAGTATTGAGCAAATAATTGGGTACTTATAAACAAGGCAATCCAGAAATTTTAGATTGGGgtacgataaataattattaacttAGAGAAATTTAATAATCAAtcaatattttattatctcaATTATTTATATTCAAGTGAGTcaaatattatatagtataaaaataattttttgtgtTATATTAGTTGACAATTTTTCACTATTGAAAatagatattattattattttttttaatctagaATTTATGTAGAAGTTCAgaaaaagttttaaaattttaataaaacgGAATGTATTACTACTCCATAAATAATCAAATATGATTGTAACTGAAAACATAAATAGTAAAAATTATATCCAACCCAATTTGatgaaaagataaataatatattattatatttaatgtatattagttagaaacataaataataaattataattttagaaaatgaaaCATGAGACATACATAGAGAGAGAGACCGAGAGACGCACAAAGACGGAGGGTGACAAACTATTAAATGTACAAAAATCTTCACACAAAGACGGAGGGTGACAAACTATTAAATGTACAAAATTTTTCCTTCAAGGCAATAGCAATTATCTATTTCCAATTCAATTATCCTTGAACAAAGTTAAATAATATGTTAGTATTCATATTTTAAAACCTATATTTAGAATTATCAATGAAGCCGCATCAGAGAAATCCAGAGTGAGAGAATATAGTCACAATTTTAgaacatgaaaaaaaaagaaaaagaaagagagaatgaaattaaaattttagaacatgaaaaataagagagagagaaagagacagagagagtgggacagaatataaatttataaatctaTTGTAAATGAACAGATACCATATTAAATGAAAAACCTATCaagtagtatatatattttaaaaactaaGCATTGAATTCGTTTGTGTAAAGAAAATTGGAGACATAATACAtcctattaaataaaaagatgatAGGATTTGCAAAGCATTCTAGAATTAATATTTGCAAATAGTAGTAATTGTATTTGAAATCTGACTCTAATAATCTGTAATACCTCATCAACATTATGCTCGTGTAAGTTAGATATGACTATGTTGTCAAATATAGATATAGGACATAGCTCGAAAAGAAAGAATTACataccttttttttaatatggtgATGTCTTGATTCAGTAGAGGGTGATGTCTTGATTCAGTAGAGTAGGAGTAGGTATTGTAGCCACCCATGCTTGCAATGTTATCTTCTCTATAATGATTGTAGAGAGAGAGGCcagttttcttttccttctcttACCTTCTACTGAAGAGTTGAGAGTGAGAGGCGGCTATTATATTTTTAgggttatgtgtttttttaactCAATAAGTCACCTATATATAATAGTACAAGTGAAGTTAATAATTGCTGAAATGAATTGGGCCTTAAATGACCTTATATGGTTCCAAACTTATGTAATTAAATAGGCCGAATTTATGAGACATGAATCTGTAATATTTCACTTATATTcatatcaatattaatattaatattaatattaatgtatGAGACATGAATCTGTAATATTTAACTTATATtcgtattaatattaattaataataataatactatgaaTATAAGTGTAAAAGACTTTATAATAATACTTGGCATTGCAAGTTGTTAAAGTATTTTAAGTCTGAATATTATTATcagatattttttataaatagaaaatagttGTTATGTGGAAGGTCTCTCATGATTATGTTTTTTGGGAACATGCATAATTTTCCATACAAGCATGTTGAAGAGGTgagcactataaatacccctGCCACTCACTCCTTCAGTGACTCACTAAATTCTCTCAACCAAAATCATTCAACAGAATCATCATCAGAAACAATTCAGAatctttcttcttcttaatTCATCTATTCTCATTTAAATCACTGCTCATTTATTGTTTATCTATTCTTCTATAAATCTGCAGTCTTTATTCTTAATgtatttctttcagtttatgcTATTTCTGCTTTATCACTACTATTTTCTGTTTAGTTTCATATTATGTCTTAATGTTACTTatgaaaagataaataatacattattatatttaatgtatattagttagaaacataaataataaattattacagCTTATAATGCATTCATGCACAATAAATACGTAACAAAACTGAAACAAATGAAAAGACTAAGTAATATACTTAATGATATATTAATTAGAAACATAAATAATATGGAATAGTACTACTTAAATGGTTATAGCCAATCATACAGAACAAAAATGTAATTAGAATGGCCAAAAACATGCTTAAGGGAAATCGAACCTGGGTCTAGAGCTAGACACAACTTTGAGGATATATTTGTACCCCCTTTACTTAATTGGATCCGCCAGTGCTTATAAGAGCACCTCCACCGATGCTCGATGCTAAGGCGGGCGTCCGTGCCGACAGAGCGGCAAGCACTGCTCGCCgatgtgctcttgccgacggcacggccctgctcgatgcatcgagtacCACCGTGTGAagaaaaaacggatataatttattgggaagtggaaaaataattttttccaatttaaattcgatttttaattcattttcctttgtttaaaaaaatcaaaataaattaaaaaatcaaatttaaattgaaaaaaaattatttttccacttcccaataaattatatccgttttcttcacttttaatttgttttttattttttacccaaaattcacattttcatctataaataccctcatttccacaccaaaaatttcacaccacactacacaatacaATTCTCTCAttaattctcatctaaattctcactCTTTCACTCTTGCagaaaaatgtccggctccggtgATCACTCTTCCGACTCCCGCGGATGGAACCACAAATGGTTCGACTCATCGCCATTTCCTAATCTAGATACGGATTTCTCCCCCCTCCTCCAACCCAAGCTTCGCatattccgggtggctaccggccttacccggtgaaCAACAAGATGCCATTGAGGGGAAATACGGGTGGAGTACTATGTAATACTATGTTTACAAAAATTAAAGTCACATCTTCCCAATTTCATtcgttcattaaaattaaaattagttagtatactacaaatgaaaatttatgcttaatttattacttttttttatcttatttttttccacttattttttttcttttttttttatctattttattttttttcttatattgtATCCATTCCActttaaaattcgtatatgaatttagagtaaaggccaaaagcggtcctgaacatatgcccattttacgattttggtcctcttttgaatttttgcatcctgaacatttcaactcggatcacaattggtcctacactaacagtttcatcaatttttaaacggttttaacccaaTTTTAACGGTTTTAACAGCCCCATTCGGATTAAAACCGTTTATCGGTCAAAATCTGGTTAAAACCGTtcaaaaattgacggaattgttagtgtagcTGTGTACGACCAATTGTGATTCGAGTAGAAATGTCCAGGatgtaaaaattcaaaagataaagtatatgaccTAAATCAAAAAATGAGCATGTCACAACCACATCTCCCTAGCACTAGTGAGCGTacctatttcgcgactaaaaaaATACTCTCATCAATCATGAAGTAGACATAAGAGCAATAAATCAACTCGAGGTAATAATTTTGAAGAGGAATTGGTACATAGTCAAAAGaaaatcagagtatcaagaCTAAATTCATAAAATCCTAGAACGTACTTCTATTGCAGTGGAAGAGTCCACGACAAAATAGTATGTACGAAGACATACTACTTTGGGCTACCTAACTACTTATTAATAGTCATTTCCCAACACCTTCGCCTCCTCGTTCACGTTCAACATGCACGTTAGAAAagaacatgcagggctgagtacttgatatactcagtggacatagTGCCAAAATATAAGTACCATTTAAATTTGTCAGCCACAGTTGAGTGAACACGaggttttatttaaaatgcccgagtcactaaatttCCTTTGATTTCATAAAATTTGATTGCTCAATCACATGAACATAGATACTATATCTGAACGTATATGAAcagggaatgtggccacattccacgacggtcactggatcGGCCAACTCGAAGGCTAGCTCACGATCCCCGTATGTGTACCATAGTCCAAGTATGGTTTTCGGCCctactaggacccgaattcgatttaacataattggcatagccaagcagataggtaatcgtaaaagcaaaacatggcatgacaaacacgTTTAGAAAAGATTCACATATTCATACTAAAATCACGTTTTGAAAAGAATGCCTACCTCAAAAGATATTTCCTTAGCCGAAAGTTTCCTTGATTTGGTCCTAAACGACGCGCGAAGACGTCCCTTTAGAAAAATAAGATAGTACTTAATCAGACTTAAGAAGCTAAATAAGCTTAACGTGTATGCATTCCTAAGTGCGCGAtcatttttatttctctctccctATTCCATAGAAAAGTCCTTAAACATTAATTAAATCgagcgatttaatttatttggaggTTTACAAAATTATTCAAGCATTATTTAAAATCCggaaattaaatttattgtcACGGAATTAAATAGCAGGCTATCCATTATTTAATCAGTCAAACATTAGGACGGACCACCATTTAATTGATATATAGGAGGCCcaactaatttttaaattatacaaCACTGGcccaaatacataattaaaacaaGTGGCCCAAACTCTTCCTATCCGCGACATGGGCTCACTGCCCCGGGCTCGACGGGCTGATCGGGTAGGGCTGCGGTGAGGACGTGGTTTGAGCTCGGGAGAAAGAGGCCTAAAGTATAGCTAATAGAAGCTTTTAGTTTCTTAGCCTCCTTGGCTCATTCTTGAACATTTTTTTGTAACATTAAAGATCTtccatttaaattaattgtattatTCGAGAAGTATGCGAACACTTTCGTTTGGGGAGAACAACTTCATATCCTTGTCCAACgttcattttatttcatagcATACATTTGATTGTTTTAGTTCGTTCGACTATTACTTTAACTTTAGTTTTGCGAACTAACAACATTAAGTACCAACAAAGGGGCAACAAGTTCCATTTAACTCAACGAAACAAGAGAGCGATAAATCTCTAGTTCGACATTAAAGATAAcgaaaaaaagataataaaatgggCGGGTATTACATTGCGTATGTTCGGGAccagttttggcctttactcataAATTTATTATAGTGGACAAATAAAATAGTAAAGCCAGAAATATTCTATAGCCTTTTTATACACATGAATAGAACTTCctactttttattcttttcttatATATGATAAAGGCTAGAGTATTTTCTGAAATATAATCGGGATACTATCTGTTATAAATTTCCCCTTAATTAACTaaagttatatttttaaattaaatttggattAAACTTCATGTTACTActattatgaatttatgatttgTGTGTTGTTTATTAGTTCAAGTTAAAAAACAAGACTACGTACTTTATATTTAACTATTTTAAGGTTTTTCTTAAATAGGAGAATATGAAGATAAAAGGAAATGTTGTTTAAGATTTTTTTGCTGATACTTTTATCTGTTGTTATGGTTGCTTAGGTTAATTTTGGTGTTATACGTCAAAATGGTGATAATGATTGCTAAGGACTGGAAATTTCCACTTAAATAAGTGTATATTTAAATCATACTATATGACTattatttgtttcttttttatttccttctaATCTTTTTTACTCTTTTTTGTCGTTCCTTTTTCTGAAGGAAACTGCTTTTTAGTTTTATCCATTTTCGGATTGGCCTTAGGCATAAGAAGTTGCATGGAG from Salvia splendens isolate huo1 unplaced genomic scaffold, SspV2 ctg745, whole genome shotgun sequence includes the following:
- the LOC121791177 gene encoding uncharacterized protein LOC121791177 encodes the protein MPPHIAVKGDNGHYLKAFIDKSNYYLQFASDDSIDVYSGHTVSLMPDGHVQLISDHFGKLWWASDSWIYADGKGSETSTHFWPIKIDNNTIALQSASNNRFCGRLTSDGVTDGLASLTGTLMKETRLQVEELVSRRKIYYVRYRMENARVYDEKPYLAGTARLTNNTDKDDSMAVSITYQDEKSYTFSRGASLTAGVSTSIKAGLPFIADEQIEVSFEISGTLQWDETTTTTTSVTATGTVPVPANTMAVIDYVGTRGSCNIPFSYTQEDHNSTNGRIAYFQQIDGVYNGVSYYNFDFRLYELDDMELSPDSQSTKKKVKVKAQKLSAVMESDEYTPGRQNYSDDQTMLLERC